One genomic window of Enoplosus armatus isolate fEnoArm2 chromosome 19, fEnoArm2.hap1, whole genome shotgun sequence includes the following:
- the LOC139302239 gene encoding heparan sulfate glucosamine 3-O-sulfotransferase 5, with translation MLFKQQALLRQKLFVLGSLAIGSVLYLVARVGTLDRLQPICPIESRVPPPEPEQIPLRTLQFKRGLLHELRKGNATKEQIRLHNLVQQLPRAIIIGVRKGGTRALLEMLNLHPAVVKASQEIHFFDNDQNYARGIDWYREKMPFSFPHQITIEKSPAYFITEEVPERIFKMNSSIKLLIIVREPTTRAVSDYTQVLEGKERKNKTYHKFEKLAIDSNTCEVNTKYKAVRTSIYTKHLERWLKYFPVEQFHIVDGDRLITDPLPELQLVERFLNLPSRISQYNLYFNATRGFYCLRFNIVFNKCLAGSKGRIHPEVDPSVVTKLQKFFHPFNQKFYQITGRTFSWP, from the exons ATGCTATTCAAACAGCAGGCATTGCTGAGACAGAAGCTCTTCGTTCTGGGCAGCCTTGCTATCGGAAGCGTCCTTTATCTCGTGGCCAGGGTTGGGACCTTGGATAG gctACAGCCCATTTGCCCTATTGAGAGCAGAGTGCCCCCTCCTGAGCCAGAGCAAATCCCTCTCCGCACCCTGCAGTTTAAGCGTGGCCTGCTCCATGAACTACGCAAGGGCAATGCCACCAAAGAGCAAATCCGCCTGCACAACCTGGTCCAGCAGCTGCCTCGGGCCATCATCATCGGGGTGCGCAAGGGGGGCACCCGTGCCCTGCTGGAGATGCTCAACCTGCATCCAGCAGTGGTCAAGGCCTCACAGGAGATCCACTTCTTTGACAATGACCAAAACTACGCCCGGGGCATCGACTGGTACAGAGAGAAAATGCCCTTCTCCTTTCCTCATCAGATTACCATTGAGAAGAGCCCTGCCTACTTCATCACAGAGGAGGTCCCTGAACGTATCTTCAAGATGAACTCCTCCATCAAGCTGCTGATCATAGTCCGCGAGCCCACCACCAGAGCTGTGTCCGACTACACGCAAGTGCTGGAGGGCAAGGAGCGCAAAAACAAGACCTACCACAAGTTTGAGAAGCTGGCCATCGACTCCAACACCTGCGAggtgaacacaaagtacaaagcGGTGCGGACCAGCATCTACACCAAACACTTAGAGCGCTGGCTGAAGTACTTTCCCGTGGAGCAGTTCCACATCGTGGACGGGGACCGCCTCATCACGGACCCGCTGCCGGAGCTGCAGCTCGTCGAGCGCTTCCTCAACCTCCCCTCAAGGATCAGCCAGTATAACCTGTACTTCAATGCCACCAGGGGATTTTACTGTCTGCGATTTAACATTGTCTTTAACAAGTGCCTGGCAGGCAGCAAGGGCCGCATCCACCCAGAGGTGGACCCGTCAGTGGTGACTAAACTGCAGAAGTTCTTTCACCCCTTCAATCAGAAGTTTTACCAGATCACTGGTAGGACATTCAGCTGGCCATGA